Below is a window of Gammaproteobacteria bacterium DNA.
GTGCGGGCCGCCGCAATGACGGAGTGACGTCGCCGCCCCAGAACCCGGGGCGCAATGAGCCAGCGGCTGGACGCCGCCCCCCAGGTGGTAATGAGCCCGGCAAAGAACAGCCAGCCGACGAGAGCGTCGGCGATGGGCAGAACCTCGAGACCGGCGCCTATGGAACCTGGACGGTAAAGGGGATTTGTCCGCGCACGACGTGACCGTCCGCGGCCATGGCGCGCCAGGAGATCATGTAGCCGCCTTCTTCAAGGGTCCGCCCTACCGCCGCGCTGTACACCTTGTCGTCCTCGGAATCGGGGATCGGCGGCCCGGTCTCGACCATGGCATCTCCCGTCATCAGCCGAATCAACATGGAGTTGTCCTGG
It encodes the following:
- a CDS encoding copper resistance protein CopC, whose protein sequence is MRFSRSAAASLAGCTLLLVLILTGALDHLAVHFALSKSEPAAEATVSPPEALRLWFTQAPQDNSMLIRLMTGDAMVETGPPIPDSEDDKVYSAAVGRTLEEGGYMISWRAMAADGHVVRGQIPFTVQVP